Proteins encoded by one window of Mustelus asterias chromosome 9, sMusAst1.hap1.1, whole genome shotgun sequence:
- the LOC144499102 gene encoding hemagglutinin/amebocyte aggregation factor-like, with protein sequence MRTLGLLLILIAGIQGEIPAQTSNEIRHPDHRWVNEFDDKVLFTCPTFNTIVSVSSQHHSYHEDRLWDFKCKSTFNALPACAWTNYVNTMDEEFSFTCPFDSIVTGVEAYHSNYYEDRRWKFYCCRVKNSCNKNCFWTDYLNLFDDYFSWVVPNATYLVGASSYHDNYHEDRRWKYQYCTQQPC encoded by the exons ATGAGGACACTTGGTCTTCTTCTCATCCTCATTGCTGGAATCCAAGGAGAGATTCCAG CACAAACATCCAATGAGATCCGACATCCTG ATCATCGTTGGGTGAATGAGTTTGATGACAAAGTGCTTTTTACTTGTCCCACATTTAATACGATTGTTTCAGTTAGCAG TCAACATCACAGTTACCATGAGGATCGCTTGTGGGATTTCAAATGTAAGTCAACATTCAATGCGTTGCCAGCTTGTGCATGGACTAACTACGTGAACACCATGGATGAAGAGTTTAGCTTCACCTGCCCGTTTGACTCTATCGTTACTGGTGTTGAGGCTTATCACAGCAACTATTATGAGGACAGGAG GTGGAAATTTTACTGTTGTCGAGTCAAGAATAGCTGCAATAAAAACTGTTTCTGGACAGACTATCTTAATCTTTTTGATGACTACTTCAGTTGGGTTGTTCCTAACGCCACGTACCTGGTGGGTGCATCCAgttaccatgacaactatcatga GGACCGTCGGTGGAAGTATCAATATTGCACCCAACAACCGTGTTAA